GCCAGCCGCTTGAGGTGCGCAAGCGTGACGTTTTTATAGATCTCGGCATCCTGCACCAGCGTTTGGCCGCGGTCCGATGCGACGAAGACGACCCCCTGCTGGATCGCGTCGTGGACGTCTCCGGGCTGTAACGTGCGGCCATCGACCGCGATGCGCCCACTGCTCGGGCGCATCGCGCCGGCCAGGCAGTGAATCAATTCCTGGTGTCCCGATCCGACGAAACCATACAGCCCCAAACATTCGCCCGGCGGGACGGAAAGGCTCGTCTCGGTAAACGACCCCGATAAGACGAGTGATTCGGCGATAAGCCTCGGCGATGAGGTTGACGCTGGCGGTAACTCGGTAGCCGACTCATAACCGATTTCGCGGGCATCCAAGCGGTGCCCCAGCATCTTTTGAATCACAAAATGCTTTTCCAGGTCGCGGCTAGCGCGCGTCTCGACGACCTGGCCCGAGCGTAGGATGGTCACGCGATCACAGATCTCGAGCACGTCTTCGATGAAATGGCTGATGAAGACGAGCGCCACGCCCCGTTGGCGGAGCTTTTTCAACAGCGCGAATAGACGGCGGGTCTCGGGCGGACTTAGGGCGCTCGTCGGCTCGTCCAGAATCAGCACTCGCGCGCCGCTATGGAGTCCGCGTGCGATTTCGACCATCTGCCGAATCACCAACGGGCAACTCCCCAGTCGGCGATCGACATCGACGTCGATCTCGAGCTCGGCTAGTTGCTCGGCCGCCTGCCGACGCATGGCTCGCCAATCGATCCGGCCGAACCGCGTGGTAGGCTGCCGGCCGAGGAACAGGTTCTCGGCAATCGATAATTGATCGATGCCGGAAAGCTCCTGGTAAACCATCGCGATGCCGTTTCGCAGTGCCGCTTGCGGGCTGGAGAGATCAACCCCCCTGCCCTGCAGCTTGACCGAGCCCTGATGGTCGGGGAGCGCGCCGGCCAGGATTTTCATCAAGGTGCTTTTGCCGGCGCCGTTGCTGCCGACCAGCCCATGCACTTCGCCGGTGCGGAGCGTAAAGTCCACTCCGGCAAGCGCCGCCTCTCCGCCGAAACGTTTGGAAATGCCGCGGCACTCCAGCAGCAACTCTTCGGCGGGTAACGTCGTTGCATCGCTCACGGCGTTCTACTCGGACCAAACTCTGCTCAAACTAAGCGCTGCTCTGACAAGACGCACCTTAGACTAGATGCTCTTTAAACAAGACAACTTTTTAGA
This portion of the Pirellulales bacterium genome encodes:
- a CDS encoding sugar ABC transporter ATP-binding protein; amino-acid sequence: MSDATTLPAEELLLECRGISKRFGGEAALAGVDFTLRTGEVHGLVGSNGAGKSTLMKILAGALPDHQGSVKLQGRGVDLSSPQAALRNGIAMVYQELSGIDQLSIAENLFLGRQPTTRFGRIDWRAMRRQAAEQLAELEIDVDVDRRLGSCPLVIRQMVEIARGLHSGARVLILDEPTSALSPPETRRLFALLKKLRQRGVALVFISHFIEDVLEICDRVTILRSGQVVETRASRDLEKHFVIQKMLGHRLDAREIGYESATELPPASTSSPRLIAESLVLSGSFTETSLSVPPGECLGLYGFVGSGHQELIHCLAGAMRPSSGRIAVDGRTLQPGDVHDAIQQGVVFVASDRGQTLVQDAEIYKNVTLAHLKRLAGNWLTQSRELEIASRILNRVGCRPNAPGLRARNLSGGNQQKVVLAKWLLGPLSVLLLDEPTRGMDVGAKEEIMQLVAEQKHAGAAVVLASTEPEIVLAHADRILVMSRGRISKELCGVSVDKESLLRWA